Proteins encoded in a region of the Cytobacillus pseudoceanisediminis genome:
- a CDS encoding PTS sugar transporter subunit IIB has product MKKILVVCGNGLGSSFIVEMNVKTVLSQLGVEADVSHTDLTTAKSEKADIYLGSKDLISTLDDGTRTIIGLTNILDQNELKAALESHLS; this is encoded by the coding sequence ATGAAAAAAATTCTAGTAGTATGCGGAAACGGACTTGGAAGCAGCTTTATCGTAGAAATGAATGTGAAAACAGTTTTAAGCCAACTGGGAGTGGAAGCAGATGTTTCACATACTGATTTAACTACGGCTAAATCTGAAAAAGCAGATATCTACCTGGGATCTAAAGACCTGATTTCCACTTTGGATGACGGAACAAGAACGATCATTGGTTTGACAAACATCCTTGACCAAAACGAGCTAAAAGCTGCATTGGAATCCCATTTATCATAA
- a CDS encoding PTS ascorbate transporter subunit IIC: protein MFDFIMNDILGTPAILVGLFALFGLLLQKKGIADVISGTLKTIMGFLILNGGASILIGSLDIFGKMFEKAFHIQGVIPNNEAIVAIAQQTFGKETAMIMLFGMVMNIIIARFTPFKYIFLTGHHTLFMACLISAVFATGGVTGLPLIIIGSIILGLLMVFMPALVQPYVREITGNDSIAVGHFGSFGYFVSGFIGKRVGDKSKSTEDIKVPKSLGFLRDTSVAMSLTMTILFLVVAPIAGKGYVESELSGGVNFLVFSLMQAITFAAGVYVVLAGVRMLIAEIVPAFKGIADKVVKDAKPALDCPAVFPFAPNAVIIGFLFSFVAGLLSMFLLPLFGLKIIVPGLIPHFFTGAAAGVFGNATGGRRGAMIGAFANGLLISFLPALLLPVLGSLGFEGTTFGDSDFGVVGILLSFLIKLFS, encoded by the coding sequence ATGTTTGATTTTATCATGAATGATATACTGGGCACGCCCGCCATCCTGGTTGGTTTATTCGCCTTGTTTGGCTTGCTTCTGCAGAAGAAGGGCATTGCCGATGTCATATCAGGTACGCTTAAAACGATTATGGGCTTTCTCATCCTGAATGGAGGAGCAAGCATCTTAATAGGCTCACTTGATATTTTCGGAAAAATGTTTGAAAAGGCTTTTCATATCCAGGGCGTTATTCCGAACAACGAAGCCATCGTAGCGATTGCCCAGCAGACATTTGGGAAAGAAACTGCGATGATCATGCTTTTCGGGATGGTCATGAACATAATAATTGCCCGTTTTACACCGTTTAAATATATTTTCCTTACCGGCCATCATACTTTATTCATGGCTTGCCTTATCTCAGCTGTATTTGCAACTGGCGGAGTAACAGGGCTTCCATTGATCATTATCGGGTCTATTATTCTAGGATTATTAATGGTATTCATGCCTGCGCTTGTCCAGCCATATGTACGCGAAATCACTGGCAATGACAGCATAGCTGTCGGCCACTTTGGATCTTTCGGCTACTTTGTTTCCGGCTTTATTGGAAAGCGTGTAGGGGATAAATCCAAATCGACGGAGGATATCAAAGTGCCAAAATCACTTGGATTCCTGCGCGATACATCTGTTGCGATGTCTCTCACAATGACGATTCTCTTCCTGGTTGTGGCGCCGATCGCCGGAAAAGGCTATGTAGAATCTGAATTGAGCGGCGGAGTTAACTTCCTTGTATTCTCGCTCATGCAGGCCATTACGTTTGCAGCTGGTGTATATGTAGTCCTTGCCGGTGTGCGGATGCTGATTGCAGAAATCGTTCCAGCTTTTAAAGGAATCGCTGATAAAGTGGTTAAAGATGCGAAGCCTGCCCTTGATTGCCCGGCAGTGTTCCCTTTTGCTCCAAATGCAGTTATTATCGGATTCCTATTCAGCTTCGTAGCTGGTTTGCTTTCCATGTTCCTTCTTCCATTATTCGGCCTGAAAATAATTGTGCCAGGCCTGATTCCGCACTTCTTCACAGGTGCAGCGGCAGGGGTTTTCGGAAATGCCACTGGAGGCAGACGAGGAGCCATGATCGGAGCATTTGCCAACGGTCTATTAATCTCATTCCTTCCGGCCTTATTGCTGCCGGTACTGGGATCACTAGGGTTTGAAGGAACTACTTTTGGAGATTCGGACTTTGGGGTTGTGGGGATTTTATTGAGCTTTTTGATTAAACTGTTTTCATAA
- a CDS encoding zinc-dependent alcohol dehydrogenase, whose product MKALLKTEPGIGNIDLLDIDEPTMGPNEVKIEVKFTGICGTDLHIYHETFKSYPPVIIGHEFSGVVADTGENISKVKSGDRVAVLGSTAITCGTCHYCETGYYMFCSERRGMGHGVDGSFTQYAVVREDMVYKIPDNVSLEEAALSEPLACAVQAIEELTNIQVGDTVLLSGPGPIGLICLSLLAVKGCKVIVAGTSADKMRLEIAKKLGADVVVDVTVDDLQSIVMNETNGMGADVTVECAGAAPSINSCLKALKKRGKHIQVGIAGKEITMDFDIILYKQIQLFGSLAHSMKTWNRVIQILDQKKVNLQPIITHKLPLTQWKEAFDLCEQKQCGKVLLSHSS is encoded by the coding sequence ATGAAGGCACTTCTAAAAACAGAGCCAGGGATTGGAAATATTGACCTTTTAGACATTGATGAACCCACTATGGGTCCAAATGAAGTGAAAATCGAAGTGAAGTTTACGGGGATTTGCGGCACGGATTTACATATTTACCATGAGACCTTTAAAAGTTATCCGCCTGTCATTATAGGTCATGAATTCTCGGGGGTTGTAGCTGATACAGGAGAAAATATTTCAAAGGTGAAATCGGGAGATCGGGTAGCAGTGCTTGGGTCAACTGCCATTACATGCGGCACCTGCCATTACTGCGAAACAGGATATTACATGTTTTGTTCAGAACGCCGGGGAATGGGGCATGGAGTGGATGGCAGTTTTACGCAATATGCTGTAGTTCGAGAAGATATGGTTTATAAGATTCCTGACAATGTAAGTCTTGAGGAGGCGGCATTATCCGAACCTCTCGCTTGTGCGGTTCAGGCCATTGAAGAGCTGACAAATATTCAAGTTGGCGATACCGTTTTATTATCCGGGCCAGGTCCTATTGGCCTCATCTGTTTGTCCTTGCTGGCTGTAAAAGGCTGTAAAGTCATTGTAGCAGGAACATCTGCAGATAAAATGAGGTTGGAAATTGCCAAAAAACTCGGAGCAGATGTTGTCGTTGATGTAACAGTTGATGACTTGCAATCCATTGTGATGAATGAAACGAATGGTATGGGTGCTGATGTAACGGTAGAATGTGCAGGTGCTGCCCCATCAATCAATAGCTGCCTTAAAGCTTTAAAAAAACGGGGCAAGCATATTCAAGTTGGCATAGCAGGCAAAGAAATCACAATGGATTTTGATATCATTTTGTACAAACAAATACAGCTATTTGGTTCTCTTGCACATTCCATGAAAACATGGAATCGAGTCATACAGATATTAGATCAAAAGAAAGTAAACCTTCAGCCAATCATTACCCATAAGCTTCCGCTGACACAATGGAAAGAAGCGTTTGATCTATGTGAACAAAAGCAATGCGGGAAGGTGCTTTTAAGCCATTCCTCATAA
- a CDS encoding NAD(P)-dependent alcohol dehydrogenase produces the protein MSKTKLAASEKEDVLIPETMKSAYLQRPLEVSVEEERVPNVTGKEVLVKLMAVGVCGSDIHYFAHGRIGKRYVQYPHVQGHECAGIVVSIGEEVTKFKVGDRVAVEPGVACMNCEWCKEGRYNLCPDVQFLSTPPVKGAFVQYLRHREDFLFPIPDSLSYENATLAEPLSVSIHAVKRGGLTPGSTVAITGMGPVGLMTVIAAKAFGAKEIIVSDIEPLRLETARKFGATKIVNAANEDLNAFIEEITSGLGVDMIIETSGNAKVLQSSIESAKRGGAVVVIGFPAIEEVPLNITLMLQKEIDLFSVYRYTNTYPLAISLLDTIGSKIEPIITDKYPLEDIQEAMNQAHTNRSGSLKVMVYPNHLQD, from the coding sequence ATGTCAAAGACAAAATTGGCAGCTAGTGAAAAAGAAGATGTTCTTATTCCGGAGACAATGAAGTCTGCCTATTTGCAAAGACCTTTGGAAGTTAGTGTTGAAGAAGAAAGAGTCCCTAATGTGACTGGTAAAGAAGTACTGGTCAAGTTAATGGCCGTTGGGGTATGCGGTTCGGATATTCATTATTTTGCTCATGGGCGCATTGGCAAAAGATATGTCCAGTATCCGCATGTACAAGGACACGAGTGTGCAGGAATCGTTGTGTCTATAGGTGAAGAAGTAACAAAATTTAAGGTTGGAGATCGTGTAGCTGTAGAACCGGGTGTTGCTTGCATGAACTGTGAATGGTGTAAAGAGGGAAGGTATAACCTATGTCCCGACGTGCAGTTTTTATCTACACCGCCGGTAAAAGGGGCTTTCGTTCAATATTTAAGACACCGGGAGGATTTTCTATTTCCAATTCCCGATTCTTTATCTTACGAAAATGCAACTCTTGCAGAGCCATTATCCGTATCGATCCATGCCGTAAAACGCGGAGGCTTAACTCCTGGTTCCACCGTAGCCATTACAGGTATGGGACCTGTAGGTTTGATGACCGTCATAGCGGCAAAAGCATTTGGTGCAAAGGAGATCATTGTCAGTGATATCGAGCCATTAAGGCTGGAAACAGCCAGAAAATTTGGCGCTACAAAGATAGTTAACGCTGCAAATGAAGATCTGAATGCATTCATTGAAGAGATAACCTCGGGCTTAGGCGTTGATATGATTATAGAAACCTCCGGAAACGCTAAAGTATTACAATCATCAATTGAATCCGCGAAAAGAGGCGGCGCCGTTGTTGTTATCGGATTTCCGGCAATTGAAGAAGTGCCTCTCAACATCACATTAATGCTTCAAAAAGAAATAGATCTTTTTTCTGTCTATCGTTATACGAATACCTACCCTTTGGCCATCAGCCTGCTAGATACTATCGGCAGCAAGATAGAACCCATCATCACAGATAAATATCCGCTGGAAGATATCCAGGAAGCAATGAACCAGGCTCATACAAACCGAAGCGGAAGTTTAAAAGTCATGGTATATCCCAATCATTTACAAGATTAA
- the dctP gene encoding TRAP transporter substrate-binding protein DctP translates to MRRGSSEKKSASADAAEGKQTVLELSIPEPEGAKFDVAAKAFKEELENLTDDQMTVKIHYNNALGGEREVFELMGMGSLDMAIQSAGPMGNWVPEFNMFDLPFLFDNREHAHAVLDGEIGDELAQKFEEQTNVKVLGWVENGFVATSSNNAINSVEDVKGLKVRVQENELQIDAWKAYGADATPMAWTEVFTGLQQGVIDGHSNSLATIQTSKIFEVQSHVALLEDRYAPGPISISKATFDGLTPDQQDAVIKAAEHAEPIGRQANEDKINEAAKFLKDQGLELTEPDKESFKAKTDAVYEKWAPKIGEEIIEKVKNLDY, encoded by the coding sequence GTGCGGAGGGGATCATCAGAAAAGAAATCGGCTAGTGCAGATGCAGCAGAAGGAAAGCAAACTGTACTGGAATTAAGTATTCCTGAGCCTGAGGGAGCAAAATTTGATGTAGCAGCAAAGGCATTTAAAGAGGAACTGGAGAACTTAACAGATGATCAAATGACAGTAAAAATACATTATAATAATGCACTTGGCGGAGAAAGAGAAGTATTTGAATTAATGGGAATGGGTTCTCTGGATATGGCTATTCAATCTGCAGGTCCTATGGGAAATTGGGTTCCGGAATTTAATATGTTTGATCTGCCGTTCCTATTCGATAATCGAGAGCATGCACATGCAGTACTAGATGGAGAAATTGGAGATGAACTGGCTCAAAAATTTGAAGAGCAGACAAATGTTAAGGTGCTTGGCTGGGTGGAAAATGGTTTTGTAGCAACATCTTCAAATAACGCCATTAACAGTGTGGAAGATGTAAAAGGGCTGAAGGTGCGTGTTCAGGAAAATGAGCTGCAAATTGATGCATGGAAGGCTTATGGTGCAGATGCAACACCAATGGCCTGGACTGAAGTATTTACTGGATTACAGCAAGGAGTTATTGACGGTCATTCCAACTCATTAGCAACCATCCAAACATCCAAGATTTTTGAAGTGCAAAGTCATGTTGCCCTGTTGGAGGACAGATATGCGCCTGGCCCAATTTCTATAAGCAAGGCTACTTTTGATGGTCTTACTCCAGATCAGCAGGATGCGGTTATAAAAGCTGCTGAACATGCAGAACCAATTGGAAGACAGGCAAATGAAGATAAAATAAATGAAGCAGCCAAATTCCTTAAAGATCAGGGATTGGAGCTGACAGAGCCGGATAAAGAATCCTTTAAAGCGAAAACCGATGCTGTCTATGAAAAGTGGGCACCAAAAATTGGGGAAGAAATCATTGAAAAAGTAAAAAATCTGGATTATTAG
- a CDS encoding TRAP transporter small permease has translation MKSIPGLYIRTIDMLNKFFGYALAFIMAFMTIIIFWQVIARYVVGSSLAWSEELSRFLMIFMIMIGASLALRENQLISVEVVPEMLRGRVKKWLTVIVHLISIFFYTIIIMFGWKVAQSFGNQIAPGTGISMFFIYLSLPLGGVLLLMNSITCILEEFIERKE, from the coding sequence ATGAAGAGCATACCCGGATTGTATATTCGAACCATCGATATGCTGAACAAGTTTTTTGGATATGCTTTGGCTTTTATCATGGCATTTATGACTATTATTATCTTTTGGCAGGTTATCGCACGCTACGTAGTCGGCTCTTCTTTGGCCTGGTCAGAGGAGCTTTCAAGATTCTTAATGATATTTATGATAATGATTGGCGCCTCGCTTGCGCTTAGGGAAAACCAGCTTATATCCGTTGAAGTCGTACCGGAAATGTTAAGGGGACGAGTGAAGAAATGGCTGACAGTTATAGTCCATCTCATTTCCATCTTTTTTTATACGATAATTATCATGTTTGGATGGAAGGTAGCACAAAGCTTTGGCAATCAAATTGCTCCTGGTACAGGAATATCAATGTTCTTTATCTACCTTTCTTTGCCTCTGGGAGGCGTATTGCTTCTAATGAACTCCATTACATGTATTTTGGAAGAGTTCATAGAAAGAAAGGAGTGA
- a CDS encoding TRAP transporter large permease subunit, which produces MMLPVFFISLFIFIFLSVPIAFSLGLSTALGVWMHDTLPLEIIPQRIFVSMNSFPLMAIPFLFLPEI; this is translated from the coding sequence ATGATGCTGCCTGTTTTCTTTATATCTCTATTCATCTTTATCTTTCTAAGTGTGCCGATCGCTTTCTCTTTGGGGTTATCTACGGCATTAGGGGTTTGGATGCATGATACTTTGCCATTGGAAATAATTCCGCAGAGAATATTTGTTTCCATGAACTCGTTTCCATTAATGGCTATCCCGTTTTTATTCTTGCCGGAAATTTGA
- a CDS encoding transketolase produces the protein MSIPLNEEKLSYLIEKSSKARQLIIQTVHHAGAGHIGGPMSASDVLVNLYFNEMNVNPDNPTDVQRDRFVLSKGHSAIGLYAVLALRGYFPTEELQTFDSLNSRLQAHPDMNTLPGLDMSTGSLGQGISAAVGMALGAKLQNKKFRTYCMIGDGESQEGQVWEAADIASKYKLDNLVVILDFNKLQQFGWQGEGASRATPINKPKQRWEAFGWHVIEIDGHNHQEISEALSHAREVTGKPVMIIANTVKGKGVSFMEGDYLWHSRIPTDEELSSASEELEMGVQK, from the coding sequence ATGAGTATCCCATTAAACGAAGAAAAATTAAGTTATTTAATTGAGAAGTCATCTAAAGCAAGACAACTAATTATTCAGACGGTTCATCATGCAGGAGCAGGACATATAGGAGGTCCAATGTCTGCTTCTGATGTCCTCGTAAATTTGTATTTTAATGAAATGAATGTAAATCCAGATAACCCTACAGATGTACAGAGAGATCGATTTGTACTATCAAAGGGGCATTCAGCAATTGGGCTCTATGCAGTTTTAGCACTTAGAGGATATTTTCCGACAGAGGAATTGCAAACGTTTGATTCATTAAATTCCCGTTTGCAGGCTCATCCGGATATGAATACCCTTCCAGGTCTGGACATGTCAACAGGCTCGCTTGGCCAAGGGATTTCTGCAGCTGTCGGAATGGCCCTGGGTGCAAAGCTTCAGAATAAAAAATTCCGCACATATTGCATGATTGGTGATGGTGAGTCACAGGAAGGCCAGGTTTGGGAGGCTGCAGATATTGCTTCTAAATATAAATTGGATAATCTGGTGGTTATTCTCGACTTTAACAAGCTTCAGCAGTTTGGATGGCAAGGTGAAGGAGCTTCAAGAGCAACTCCGATAAATAAGCCAAAACAGCGCTGGGAAGCTTTTGGCTGGCATGTCATTGAGATAGATGGCCATAACCATCAGGAGATTAGTGAAGCTTTAAGTCATGCCAGAGAGGTAACAGGAAAACCGGTTATGATTATCGCAAACACGGTTAAAGGCAAGGGTGTTTCATTTATGGAAGGAGATTATTTATGGCATTCAAGAATTCCGACAGATGAAGAGTTAAGCAGCGCATCAGAAGAACTGGAAATGGGGGTTCAAAAATGA
- a CDS encoding transketolase family protein: protein MKSLLSKDQVSMRDVFGETLLKLSLESDKVYAIDGDLANSTKIDAVAKGNPARFLQMGIAEQNMMSVAAGLAATGLQPWAATFAAFLSKRAIDQIQVQIAQPKLDVKMIGAYSGLLTGVTGKTHQSLEDIAIFRSLANMVVLAPADSTEVEKMMEFAHKYEGPLYMRLARDPYPIIFNEDYHFEFGKAVHLKEGTDITIISTGTQTSRSLAAAEQLEADGISAAVIHMPTIKPLDKEAIVQAAENTGVIVTAEEHSIYGGLGSAVAEVLVEEKPVPMLRVGVKDLNSESAKNDDLLEKYEISSGHIVKRVKEALTKKNSLI, encoded by the coding sequence ATGAAAAGCTTACTTTCTAAAGATCAAGTTTCAATGAGGGACGTTTTTGGAGAAACACTGCTCAAATTATCTCTGGAGTCCGATAAGGTATATGCGATTGATGGAGATTTGGCTAACTCAACCAAAATAGATGCTGTTGCAAAAGGGAATCCTGCTAGATTTCTGCAAATGGGCATCGCTGAACAGAATATGATGAGTGTGGCTGCAGGACTGGCTGCAACTGGCTTGCAGCCCTGGGCGGCTACCTTTGCTGCATTTCTGTCTAAACGTGCCATTGATCAAATTCAAGTACAAATTGCTCAGCCGAAATTAGACGTGAAAATGATTGGAGCCTATAGCGGTTTGCTGACAGGGGTAACGGGAAAAACGCATCAATCGCTGGAGGATATCGCAATTTTCAGGTCACTTGCCAATATGGTTGTTCTCGCACCTGCAGACAGTACAGAAGTGGAAAAAATGATGGAGTTTGCACATAAATACGAAGGGCCATTATATATGCGCCTTGCCCGTGACCCTTATCCAATCATTTTTAATGAAGATTACCACTTTGAATTCGGCAAAGCGGTGCATTTAAAAGAAGGAACGGATATTACCATCATTTCTACAGGAACACAAACCAGCAGGTCTTTAGCCGCGGCAGAACAATTAGAAGCTGATGGAATCTCTGCTGCAGTGATTCATATGCCTACCATTAAGCCGCTTGATAAAGAAGCAATTGTTCAAGCTGCAGAAAATACAGGAGTTATTGTTACAGCAGAGGAGCATAGCATTTACGGCGGTCTTGGAAGTGCAGTGGCAGAAGTTTTAGTAGAAGAGAAGCCAGTTCCTATGCTTCGTGTAGGTGTAAAAGATCTAAATTCAGAGTCAGCTAAAAATGATGACTTGCTGGAAAAGTACGAAATTTCATCTGGCCATATTGTCAAAAGAGTCAAAGAGGCATTGACGAAGAAAAATTCTTTAATTTAA
- a CDS encoding aldehyde dehydrogenase family protein, which produces MQTSILNEKLFIDGKWIQSENTHKVYNKYTGELFSEIGIADEKLVDQAIAAAEYAHKNTTFIPDYRYRVLMRAAELLLSHAEEFAQIIAKEGGKPITDARAEVNRSASTFQIAADETKKLVGEIIPNYNVQGRFLYTIKKPVGVVAAITPFNFPLNLVAHKVAPALAAGNPVILKPASDTATIAIKLCELLEKAGVPRGYLQCVVGSGGTVGEQLLNDERIAHYTFTGSPGVGKHIQKTIGLRKATLELGSNSATIVHSDADIHKAAAKLAKMSFAHAGQICISVQRIFVQKSVKERFLEKFLQEVSYLKVGDPLDPNTNVGPMINVKEAERIEQWVKEAEEDGAVILTGGKREGSIFYPTVITNVRKGMKVSDEEVFAPVVTVSDYETIEEAIELVNDSKYGLQAGIYTSDLSLSYKIPYMLEVGGVVINDTCCFRTDQMPYGGVKESGNGKEGPAYAIQELVETVTVVVNLEE; this is translated from the coding sequence ATGCAGACAAGTATTTTAAATGAAAAGCTATTTATTGATGGAAAATGGATTCAATCGGAAAATACACACAAAGTATATAACAAATACACCGGAGAGCTCTTTTCAGAGATTGGCATTGCTGATGAAAAGCTGGTGGATCAAGCAATTGCAGCTGCTGAATACGCACATAAAAATACAACATTTATCCCGGATTACCGCTATAGGGTTTTAATGCGTGCAGCAGAGCTGCTGCTGAGTCATGCCGAAGAATTCGCTCAAATTATTGCCAAGGAAGGCGGGAAGCCTATCACTGATGCAAGAGCAGAAGTGAATCGCTCAGCATCGACATTCCAAATTGCTGCTGATGAAACAAAAAAGCTCGTAGGAGAAATTATCCCAAATTATAACGTGCAGGGAAGATTCCTTTATACAATAAAAAAGCCTGTGGGAGTTGTAGCAGCAATTACCCCGTTTAACTTCCCTCTAAATCTTGTTGCACATAAAGTTGCTCCGGCCTTGGCAGCGGGAAATCCAGTTATTCTTAAGCCGGCATCTGATACAGCAACGATTGCTATAAAACTATGTGAACTGCTCGAGAAAGCGGGAGTTCCGAGAGGATACCTGCAATGTGTAGTAGGAAGCGGGGGTACAGTCGGTGAACAGCTCCTGAATGATGAAAGGATTGCGCATTATACATTCACAGGTTCACCTGGAGTAGGCAAACATATTCAGAAAACAATTGGATTAAGAAAAGCCACCTTAGAGCTGGGCTCCAACTCTGCCACTATCGTTCATAGTGATGCGGATATTCATAAAGCTGCTGCCAAGCTTGCAAAAATGTCATTTGCACATGCCGGGCAAATATGCATCTCAGTTCAGAGAATTTTTGTTCAGAAATCTGTTAAAGAGAGGTTCCTAGAAAAGTTTTTGCAGGAGGTTTCCTATCTTAAGGTGGGAGATCCTTTGGACCCGAATACGAATGTTGGCCCAATGATCAATGTGAAGGAAGCTGAACGCATTGAGCAATGGGTCAAGGAAGCTGAAGAGGATGGAGCAGTCATTTTAACCGGGGGAAAACGAGAAGGCAGTATTTTTTACCCAACCGTAATTACAAATGTGAGAAAAGGGATGAAAGTTTCGGATGAAGAGGTGTTCGCTCCTGTCGTTACCGTCTCAGATTACGAAACAATCGAAGAAGCAATTGAGCTTGTGAATGACTCGAAGTATGGCCTGCAGGCCGGAATATATACTTCAGATCTGAGTTTATCTTATAAAATTCCTTACATGCTTGAAGTAGGCGGTGTTGTTATTAATGATACATGCTGCTTCAGGACTGATCAAATGCCTTATGGAGGCGTGAAAGAAAGCGGAAATGGCAAGGAAGGTCCGGCTTATGCCATACAAGAACTCGTAGAAACTGTGACGGTCGTTGTAAATCTTGAAGAATGA
- a CDS encoding tartrate dehydrogenase, whose amino-acid sequence METFKIAVIPGDGIGPEVIDEGVKIMKKAAELDGHLQFEFTYFPWGCEFYLKNGKMMDEDGIEQLKSFDAIYLGAVGYPGVPDHISLWDLLLKIRKEFDQYVNIRPITLLNGAPCPINGGNKENIDMLFIRENSEGEYAGAGDWLFKGKPEEVVLQTGVFSRKGTERIIRYAFETASKAGKTLTSISKGNALNYSMVFWDQVFEQVSKEYPQVQTYSYLVDAAAMYMIKDPARFEVVVTSNLFGDILTDLGAALGGGMGLAAGANINPEKIFPSMFEPIHGSASDIAGKEIANPLAAIWSASQLFDFLGFNDIGENLLSCIEKTLEEKRVLTPDLGGSASTSEVGARVAEILTEMAKVQSSI is encoded by the coding sequence GTGGAGACATTTAAGATAGCCGTTATCCCAGGTGACGGCATTGGACCGGAAGTAATAGATGAAGGCGTCAAGATTATGAAAAAGGCAGCAGAGCTGGATGGTCATTTGCAGTTCGAATTTACGTATTTTCCTTGGGGATGTGAATTTTATTTAAAGAATGGAAAGATGATGGATGAAGACGGGATTGAACAGTTAAAGTCTTTTGATGCAATCTACTTGGGAGCCGTCGGTTATCCAGGGGTGCCAGACCATATCTCCCTTTGGGATCTGCTCTTGAAAATCAGGAAGGAATTTGACCAGTATGTAAATATTCGACCCATCACACTATTAAATGGGGCACCCTGTCCCATTAATGGCGGAAATAAAGAAAACATCGATATGCTATTCATTCGTGAGAATAGTGAAGGTGAGTATGCAGGGGCCGGGGATTGGCTTTTTAAAGGCAAACCCGAAGAAGTCGTTTTACAGACAGGGGTCTTTTCACGGAAAGGTACTGAGCGCATCATCCGTTATGCTTTTGAAACAGCATCCAAAGCAGGGAAAACACTGACCAGCATTAGTAAGGGAAATGCACTTAATTATTCCATGGTATTTTGGGATCAAGTGTTTGAGCAGGTGAGCAAGGAATATCCCCAAGTTCAGACCTATTCCTATCTTGTTGATGCAGCAGCTATGTACATGATTAAAGATCCCGCAAGGTTCGAGGTTGTTGTAACCTCCAATTTATTTGGAGATATATTAACAGATTTGGGTGCAGCGCTAGGAGGAGGCATGGGGCTGGCGGCCGGAGCCAATATTAATCCTGAAAAAATATTCCCGTCAATGTTTGAGCCAATTCATGGTTCAGCATCGGATATCGCAGGGAAAGAGATAGCCAACCCGCTGGCTGCAATTTGGTCAGCCAGCCAGCTTTTTGATTTTCTCGGCTTTAACGATATAGGAGAAAATCTGCTCAGCTGCATCGAAAAAACTTTGGAAGAGAAAAGGGTTCTTACTCCAGATCTCGGCGGATCTGCTTCCACTTCAGAAGTTGGTGCGCGTGTAGCTGAAATCCTAACTGAAATGGCAAAAGTCCAGTCATCCATATAA
- a CDS encoding 3-hydroxyacyl-CoA dehydrogenase family protein, which produces MIKKIAVIGAGTMGHSIALNFAIYGLNVNIYDPDWKSVEKAKDEIQRQLDLLQEVGNIDIQNKINTLKSIHFYTSLKETVADREFVVEAVPENLELKQDLLKKLDDYCPPKTILASNTSSLDLESMMVKVSEMRKKNPDNSLV; this is translated from the coding sequence ATGATTAAAAAAATAGCTGTTATTGGAGCAGGAACAATGGGCCACAGTATTGCCCTTAACTTTGCGATCTATGGCCTTAATGTAAATATATATGACCCGGATTGGAAAAGTGTTGAAAAGGCTAAAGATGAGATTCAAAGGCAGCTGGACTTATTGCAGGAAGTAGGAAATATAGATATCCAAAATAAAATCAATACGCTCAAGAGTATCCATTTCTATACCAGCTTAAAAGAAACAGTAGCAGATAGAGAATTTGTGGTGGAAGCCGTCCCTGAGAATCTGGAATTAAAACAAGATCTTTTAAAAAAATTAGATGACTATTGCCCTCCAAAGACCATTTTAGCAAGCAACACTTCAAGCTTGGATTTGGAGAGCATGATGGTAAAGGTAAGTGAAATGAGAAAAAAGAATCCTGATAACTCATTGGTATAA
- a CDS encoding 3-hydroxyacyl-CoA dehydrogenase family protein, protein MKSLHMSIGKQCIEVLKNIPGLVANRIQQSVAREVFSLMEQQAASPEDIEKALMFGPHFDTPQQGN, encoded by the coding sequence GTGAAAAGTTTGCATATGTCCATCGGCAAACAATGTATAGAAGTATTAAAAAATATTCCTGGTCTGGTGGCAAATCGGATTCAGCAGAGTGTGGCAAGAGAGGTATTTTCACTGATGGAGCAGCAAGCTGCATCTCCCGAGGATATTGAAAAAGCTTTAATGTTTGGCCCGCATTTCGATACGCCACAACAGGGCAATTAA